In a single window of the Megalobrama amblycephala isolate DHTTF-2021 linkage group LG3, ASM1881202v1, whole genome shotgun sequence genome:
- the lyve1a gene encoding lymphatic vessel endothelial hyaluronic acid receptor 1a — MARVWMMKMMMMLLNSLFMSSLSFDIHLVKVHPKQAISGVTEVSIGDKYALNASAARDLCKRLGLTIASKAQVTEAQKHGLETCRFGWVDEQIAVVPRVQVKQICGNGKTGVVVWRAKPGSQFDVFCFNSTDFEAQNQAAITIDQRTTRKPITTHSSVFPTAQAGVHLRKTPFSKQPSPSSPLSSLSSSPTSRSPSVNHMDKGWKHLPMSGTPMNAVPAALLITVTIAVMLAVFLTLYYVKTNRPCRTRCDGEQQKECIETEVWEDCSKKDLQKPQEEHVEENEEENSSSSTEQD, encoded by the exons ATGGCAAGAGTCtggatgatgaagatgatgatgatgcttcTTAATAGTTTGTTCATGTCTAGTCTATCTTTTGACATCCATTTAGTAAAAG TGCACCCTAAACAAGCCATCTCCGGTGTTACTGAAGTCTCCATTGGAGATAAATACGCCTTAAATGCATCTGCAGCCAGAGATCTTTGCAAGCGTCTTGGTTTGACTATTGCAAGCAAAGCGCAGGTGACAGAGGCCCAGAAACACGGTCTGGAGACATGCAG GTTCGGGTGGGTTGACGAGCAAATCGCTGTTGTTCCCCGAGTTCAGGTTAAACAGATCTGTGGCAATGGCAAGACTGGGGTTGTCGTGTGGCGGGCGAAACCCGGATCACAATTTGATGTGTTTTGCTTCAATTCAACAG ATTTTGAGGCACAAAACCAGGCTGCCATAACCATTGACCAAAGGACAACAAGAAAGCCAATCACAACACATTCATCTGTTTTCCCCACTGCTCAAGCCGGAGTTCATCTGAGGAAAACCCCATTTTCTAAACAACCTTCCCCATCATCTCCTCTCAGTTCCCTTTCTTCCTCGCCTACTTCTCGCAGTCCCTCCGTTAACCACATGGACAAAGGCTGGAAACATCTGCCCATGAGCGGCACCCCAATGAATG CTGTTCCGGCTGCCTTGCTGATCACAGTGACCATTGCAGTCATGCTTGCTGTATTTCTAACACTTTACTATGTCAAAAC GAACAGACCCTGCAGGACGCGGTGTGACGGCGAGCAGCAGAAGGAGTGCATTGAGACGGAGGTTTGGGAGGACTGTAGTAAGAAAGACCTGCAGAAACCACAGGAGGAGCATGTGGAGGAGAACGAGGAAGAAAACAGCAGCAGCTCTACAGAACAAGACTGA